A single window of Myxococcus fulvus DNA harbors:
- a CDS encoding DUF1697 domain-containing protein gives MTRYALLLRGVNVGTKNSLPMAELRAMLAQLGCVDVKTYVQSGNAVFATKLGVAALTKGIEDALEQYMGRPIATTLRTLKQLQAIVDGNPFADVATNPSFLCVTFLSDAPTKAELAPLHAQDWGPELFQVAGKEIYSWYPNGQGKSALAGALGKLALRGTVTTRNWNTVLKLLALLG, from the coding sequence ATGACTCGTTACGCGCTCCTGCTCCGAGGCGTGAATGTGGGCACGAAGAACAGCCTGCCGATGGCCGAGCTGCGCGCGATGCTGGCGCAGCTCGGCTGCGTCGACGTGAAGACCTACGTGCAGAGCGGCAACGCGGTGTTCGCCACGAAGCTCGGCGTGGCGGCGCTCACGAAGGGCATCGAGGACGCGCTGGAGCAGTACATGGGGCGGCCCATCGCCACGACGCTCCGGACGCTGAAGCAGCTGCAAGCCATCGTCGACGGCAACCCGTTCGCGGACGTGGCGACGAACCCCTCCTTCCTGTGTGTGACGTTCCTCTCGGACGCGCCGACGAAGGCGGAGCTGGCGCCCCTGCATGCCCAGGACTGGGGGCCGGAGCTGTTCCAGGTCGCGGGCAAGGAGATCTACTCCTGGTACCCGAACGGCCAGGGGAAGAGCGCGTTGGCGGGCGCGCTCGGGAAGCTGGCCTTGCGCGGCACGGTCACGACGCGCAACTGGAACACCGTGCTGAAGCTGCTGGCGCTGCTCGGCTAG
- a CDS encoding LysR family transcriptional regulator gives MNGTLVDENLGLFVAVARQLSFVEAAKRLGMSTSTVSRRIALLEETLGTRLLQRTSRRVGLTLEGTRLLERAGPLLDQLGAVLDQSVDREEEPAGRLRVTAPVTSGGQRIAPLLFSFAARHPRVAVELTLTNAVVDLVEEGFDLAFRVGPIRDAELVARRLWSIESVFAASPRFVQDTLKGQTQLTREALAKVPAVMAMPRGVWRLRRRDGGVEEVRPMEVRVAVNDTQVAVAAALAGLGVVSAARELVAAHGKKLVPLTVKGRTPEPRELFAVYPSRKQLSTRARRALDWVMEHGAPESPRRA, from the coding sequence GCTGAGCTTCGTGGAGGCCGCGAAGCGCCTGGGGATGTCCACCAGCACCGTCAGTCGCCGGATAGCGCTCCTGGAGGAGACGCTGGGGACGCGGCTCCTCCAACGCACGTCGCGGCGCGTGGGCTTGACGCTGGAAGGCACGCGGCTGCTGGAGCGAGCGGGGCCGCTGCTGGACCAGCTCGGCGCGGTGCTCGACCAGTCCGTGGACCGGGAGGAAGAGCCCGCCGGCAGGCTGCGGGTGACGGCGCCCGTGACCTCTGGAGGCCAGCGCATCGCCCCCTTGCTGTTCTCCTTCGCGGCCCGGCATCCACGCGTGGCCGTGGAGCTGACGCTCACCAACGCCGTGGTGGACCTGGTGGAAGAGGGGTTCGACCTCGCCTTCCGGGTGGGCCCCATCCGGGACGCCGAGCTGGTGGCGCGGCGGCTGTGGAGCATCGAGTCCGTGTTCGCGGCCTCCCCTCGCTTCGTGCAGGACACCTTGAAGGGCCAGACGCAGCTGACCCGGGAGGCGCTCGCGAAGGTGCCGGCGGTGATGGCGATGCCTCGCGGGGTGTGGCGCCTGCGCCGCCGTGACGGCGGCGTGGAGGAGGTCCGACCGATGGAGGTTCGCGTCGCGGTGAACGACACCCAGGTGGCGGTGGCGGCCGCCCTGGCGGGCCTGGGCGTGGTCAGCGCGGCCAGGGAGCTGGTCGCCGCGCATGGCAAGAAGCTCGTGCCGCTCACCGTGAAGGGGCGCACCCCGGAGCCGCGAGAGCTGTTCGCCGTCTATCCCTCACGGAAGCAGCTCTCCACGCGGGCGCGCCGCGCGCTCGACTGGGTGATGGAGCACGGCGCTCCGGAGTCCCCCCGGCGGGCCTGA